The following are encoded together in the Juglans microcarpa x Juglans regia isolate MS1-56 chromosome 2D, Jm3101_v1.0, whole genome shotgun sequence genome:
- the LOC121248389 gene encoding uncharacterized protein LOC121248389 — MGIIRSCFSFIVGTVCGIYVAQNYDVPNIKKLAHTAQFKAKQIEEKYRKPKSRGDGD; from the coding sequence ATGGGGATCATAAGAAGCTGCTTCTCGTTCATAGTAGGGACGGTGTGCGGGATTTACGTAGCTCAAAACTACGACGTTCCGAACATCAAGAAGCTCGCCCACACCGCCCAATTCAAGGCCAAGCAAATCGAAGAGAAGTACCGCAAGCCCAAGAGCCGGGGTGACGGTGACTAA
- the LOC121248285 gene encoding E3 ubiquitin protein ligase RIN2-like, which produces MGVRYIAISVLSTMLSFVGLQFWMELTLDELKSDGLITENFIHSENASRVIELLFGSYATIALLTTFVLNVFVLLVLCLKTIFFAELYPSETRKLLERLINYVIYKGTFLPLVVPPTIYQAGLWSIWLTVLCSLKMFQALARDRLERLNASPSATPWAYFRVYSVLLLVLSVDYFWIRLCLVTYRTLGSSMFLLLFFEPFSIAFETLQAILVHGFQLLDIWLHHSAVSSANCQRFKLFDSSAAGSLSEWKGILLRYLGFALDMATFLTALGHYVHIWWLHGMAFHIVDAILFLNIRALLSAILKRIKGFIKLRKALGTLHAALPDATTEELQAYDDECAICREPMARAKKLHCRHLFHLACLRSWLDQGLSETYSCPTCRKPLFGTRPENEANPHTGEVLSDELLAHQISAGLDQQNTSGHTLPAGVFPNQTQNSLEGSPWRSAGLDSSWLHAWPSQGVDGAGPSTAVRSVGLGRVQMMMRHLASVGETYAQTALDDGAWSLWPVNPSQPPTTGSPTSPAGGGRYIGGASGLHMRTASHPANDSIANMLAMAETVREVLPHMPDDIIFQDLQQTNSVAATVNNLLQM; this is translated from the exons ATGGGTGTGCGCTACATAGCCATCTCGGTGTTGTCTACGATGCTAAGCTTTGTTGGTCTGCAATTTTGGATGGAATTGACTTTAGATGAGCTAAAATCGGATGGGCTAATCACTGAGAATTTTATTCACTCAGAGAATGCAAGCCGTGTCATTGAACTGCTTTTTGGTTCTTATGCCACCATTGCCCTGCTGACAACTTTCGTGCTCAATGTCTTTGTTTTACTTGTTCTGTGTCTTAAG ACTATATTCTTTGCGGAGTTGTATCCTTCTGAAACTAGGAAATTGTTGGAACGTCTTATCAATTATGTTATTTACAAG GGGACATTTCTACCACTGGTTGTTCCACCAACAATATATCAAGCAGGCTTGTGGTCAATCTGGTTGACTGTGCTATGTTCTTTAAAG ATGTTTCAAGCTTTGGCCAGAGATCGACTTGAACGCTTGAATGCATCTCCTTCTGCTACCCCTTGGGCATATTTTCGTGTATATTCTGTCTTATTGTTGGTCCTCTCTGTTGACTATTTTTG GATTAGGCTATGCCTGGTAACATATAGAACGCTGGGTTCatctatgtttcttttgttattCTTTGAGCCTTTCAGTATTGCTTTTGAAACACTGCAG GCAATTTTAGTTCATGGATTTCAGTTGCTTGATATATGGCTCCATCATTCAGCAGTGAGCAGTGCAAACTGCCAAAGGTTCAAACTTTTTGATTCATCAGCAGCAG GTTCATTATCGGAATGGAAAGGCATTCTTCTTCGGTATTTGGGTTTTGCCCTGGACATGGCAACATTTTTAACGGCACTTGGTCATTATGTGCATATTTGGTGGCTTCATGGCATGGCATTCCATATCGTGGATGCAATCCTTTTCCTAAATATAcgt GCCTTGCTAAGTGCTATTTTGAAGCGTATAAAAGGATTCATCAAATTGAGAAAAGCTTTAGGTACTCTTCATGCTGCCCTTCCTGATGCAACAACTGAAGAGCTACAAGCATATGATGATGAATGTGCCATCTGTAGG GAACCCATGGCTAGGGCTAAAAAGCTACACTGCAGGCATCTTTTTCATCTTGCATGCTTGAGATCTTG GTTGGATCAAGGTTTGAGTGAGACTTATTCGTGTCCCACTTGTCGAAAGCCGCTTTTTGGTACCAGACCTGAAAATGAAGCTAACCCCCATACTGGAGAAGTTTTGAGTGATGAGCTGCTTGCCCATCAAATAAGTGCTGGACTGGATCAGCAAAACACTTCTGGACATACCCTACCCGCAGGAGTATTTCCAAATCAGACGCAGAACTCTCTAGAAGGCAGCCCTTGGAG GAGTGCTGGACTGGATTCAAGTTGGTTGCATGCTTGGCCAAGCCAGGGTGTTGACGGAGCTGGACCCTCTACTGCTGTCAGATCCGTTGGATTAGGGAGAGTTCAGATGATGATGAGGCATCTTGCATCTGTAGGAGAAACCTATGCGCAGACTGCCCTTGATGATGGTGCTTGGAGCCTTTGGCCTGTGAATCCCTCTCAGCCTCCCACAACTGGTTCACCAACCTCTCCTGCTGGTGGCGGCAGATACATTGGAGGCGCTAGTGGTTTACATATGAGGACTGCCTCACACCCTGCAAATGACAGTATAGCGAACATGCTTGCCATGGCTGAGACCGTAAGGGAGGTTTTGCCACACATGCCTGATGACATAATTTTCCAG GACCTACAGCAAACAAATTCTGTCGCTGCCACTGTGAATAATCTTCTCCAAATGTGA
- the LOC121248298 gene encoding LOW QUALITY PROTEIN: putative glycerol-3-phosphate transporter 1 (The sequence of the model RefSeq protein was modified relative to this genomic sequence to represent the inferred CDS: inserted 1 base in 1 codon) — protein MGSSSEPTTESNYSKPLGIRFLENIKGTTLSFKTHQAIVLIVTFLAYASYHATRKTTSIVKSTLDPQSSDVGVKFVTWRTSYFQEPAKLSWMIGDGWAPFNGTDGTALLGELDVAFLSVYAMGMYFSGHLGDRMDLRIFLTVGMLGTGLFTSLFGVGYWGNIHSFWYFLMVQMIAGLFQSTGWPSVVAVLGNWFGKSKRGXIMGIWNAHTSIGNITGSLVASALLSYGWGWSFVVPGLMIAFVGMVVFLILPVNPEPVGANREGDDLHSPKKTGEGVAQPLLNSESVVKTKAVGFIEAWKIPGVAPFALCLFFAKLVAYTFLYWLPFYITHTAIDGKYLSSTTAGNLSTLFDVGGVLGGILAGHISDRLDARAITAASFMYCAIPALFFYRSYGHVSLTINIALMFITGMFVNGPYALITTAVSTDLGTHSSLEGNSRALATVTAIIDGTGSVGAAIGPLLTGYISSTSWSAVFTMLMGAALIAGLLLTRLVVAEVAAKIEYSKSQGVPTSRPALEV, from the exons ATGGGCTCATCATCAGAACCAACCACTGAGAGCAACTACAGCAAGCCCCTCGGTATCCGATTCTTAGAGAACATCAAGGGAACCACACTTTCCTTCAAAACCCACCAAGCAATTGTTTTGATTGTAACATTTTTAGCATATGCGAGCTACCATGCCACTCGAAAAACCACAAGCATTGTTAAGAGCACCCTTGATCCCCAGTCATCAGATGTGGGAGTGAAGTTCGTAACATGGAGGACATCTTACTTCCAGGAACCGGCTAAACTTTCCTGGATGATTGGGGATGGTTGGGCTCCATTTAATGGAACGGATGGGACTGCCTTGCTTGGAGAACTTGATGTTGCTTTCCTCTCTGTTTATGCTATGGGAATGTACTTCTCTGGACATTTGGGTGATAGAATGGATTTAAGGATATTCTTAACAGTTGGAATGCTGGGAACTGGTTTGTTTACTTCCCTCTTTGGCGTTGGTTACTGGGGGAACATACACAGTTTTTGGTACTTCTTGATGGTCCAAATGATTGCTGGTTTGTTCCAATCCACTGGATGGCCTTCAGTGGTTGCAGTGCTAGGTAACTGGTTTGGGAAGAGCAAGAGGG TAATTATGGGTATATGGAATGCCCATACTTCAATTGGGAACATTACAGGTTCTCTGGTTGCTTCTGCTCTATTGAGCTATGGATGGGGTTGGTCCTTTGTTGTGCCCGGTCTCATGATTGCTTTTGTTGGTATGGTGGTTTTTCTCATATTGCCTGTTAATCCCGAGCCCGTCGGAGCTAATAGAGAGGGTGACGACTTACATTCTCCCAAGAAAACTGGTGAGGGAGTAGCACAACCTTTATTAAATTCAGAGTCAGTGGTCAAAACGAAAGCTGTGGGCTTCATAGAAGCGTGGAAAATACCAGGAGTTGCTCCTTTCGCTCTTTGCCTCTTCTTTGCCAAATTGGTTGCTTATACGTTTCTCTACTGGCTTCCATTCTACATTACTCACACAG cTATTGATGGCAAATATTTATCTAGCACAACAGCTGGAAACTTGTCGACATTGTTTGATGTTGGTGGTGTGCTTGGAGGAATTCTTGCCGGCCACATATCTGATCGCTTAGATGCCAGAGCAATAACAGCAGCAAGTTTCATGTACTGCGCTATCCCTGCTCTGTTCTTCTATCGAAGCTACGGACACGTTTCCTTAACCATAAATATTGCTCTTATGTTCATCACGGGCATGTTTGTGAATGGACCATATGCTCTTATAACAACAGCCGTTTCAACTGACTTGGGTACTCATAGTTCATTGGAAGGGAACTCCCGAGCACTGGCAACTGTGACAGCAATTATAGATGGTACAGGTTCTGTTGGAGCTGCCATTGGACCCCTATTAACAGGTTATATTTCTTCTACGAGCTGGAGTGCAGTTTTCACAATGTTGATGGGGGCAGCTCTAATTGCGGGGCTGCTTCTAACCAGGCTTGTTGTAGCCGAGGTGGCTGCAAAGATCGAGTACTCAAAGTCGCAAGGAGTGCCTACATCCAGACCTGCACTTGAAGTGTGA